One genomic window of Hyperolius riggenbachi isolate aHypRig1 chromosome 7, aHypRig1.pri, whole genome shotgun sequence includes the following:
- the CD302 gene encoding CD302 antigen has product MYITDCTGSRIQHKTREFKKTLLLLLCCVACGAADQSVTAGDGCPAPMWVQFNISCYTFIYSTQRNSLGIEIAREICKDIGADIISINTQEEHAFLLKTFKTKWKGPKEVLLGMFYDSDDDTLKWFDRTPVMFTNWREISDENLNTCVKMNTITGVWDSTDCDNFVESATLCKMGLYLPTENSKMDQRVVMIVLITVSGVVVPAVLLLLFILHKRKILWSGYQPRHLPRAAQALPYCDNDMLVDTMETEDCA; this is encoded by the exons ATGTATATTACTgactgcacaggcagcagaaTCCAGCACAAGACCAGAGAATTCAAAAAGACTCTTCTGCTGCTTCTGTGCTGTGTGGCCTGTGGTGCAGCTGaccagtctgtcactgctggagATG GGTGTCCTGCTCCTATGTGGGTCCAGTTTAACATCAGCTGCTACACATTTATTTATTCGACACAGAGAAATTCTCTTGGAATTGAAATTGCTCGGGAAATCTGCAAAG ATATTGGAGCCGACATTATTAGCATCAACACCCAAGAAGAACATGCATTCTTGCTGAAGACATTCAAGACAAAGTGGAAGGGACCCAAAgaggttctactgggcatgttttATGATAGTGATG ATGACACTCTGAAATGGTTTGACAGGACACCAGTGATGTTCACAAACTGGAGAGAAATAAGTGATGAAAATCTGAACACCTGCGTGAAGATGAATACGATCACTGGTGTGTGGGACTCTACCGACTGCGACAACTTTGTTGAATCAGCAACGTTATGTAAAATGGGGCTAT acTTACCAACAGAAAACAGTAAAATGG ATCAGAGAGTGGTAATGAttgtcctgatcactgtgagtggTGTAGTTGTGCCGGCCGTGTTGCTGCTGTTATTCATTCTACATAAGAGGAAGATCCTATGGTCTGGATATCAACCAAGACATCTCCCCAGGGCTGCACAGGCTCTCCCGTACTGTGACAACGATATGTTGGTGGACACAATGGAGACAGAGGACTGTGCCTAG